The Flavobacterium galactosidilyticum nucleotide sequence TTTTGTGTTGGCAAAAAAGATGCGTCACCTGAAAGACCTTTTACTCTTAAAGTATTTACTTTTTCAACATATTTTTTCATTCCTGGTTTTGGCTCATAAAGCCAATTAACACCCACAACCCCAATCATATTATCATTTTCTGATACGTACTTTATAACTTCATCATTAGTTTTAAAGGAGAATATTCCTTTTTGACTACTTCTTTCTATTCCAGCAAGTGCATTAACATATCTCAATGTACTTGAATTAAGATTATCAAACACCAATCCTTTAATTGAAGGAGTGTTTTTTCCTTGCACAAAACTAATAATATCCTTTAAAGCTACCAGAGAATCTGCACTATTTTTATTAATTATAAACGCTACTCCATCGGTAGCAAAAGGAGTTATTTTAGGATTAATTTTTCTTTGTTCAAATATCTTAATCTCCTCTGGAGTCAAATTTCTGGACAAAATTGCAATGGCACTCTTTTCATTAAACAAGGAATTAAGCGTTTCAGATTCTGACTTTGAAACTAATTTTATCGTAGCTGGATATTTATTTTCAAACACCTCCGCTTGAGCTTCAATAATTGGAGTCAATGTTTCATCTACATAAATAGTTACATTCCCTTTCAAAACAGTTTCCTTTTTCTTTGAATTTTCTTTTTGATTACAAGAAAAAATAAAAACGACAACCGCCATTAAGATTAAAGCAAAATAAGGAAGATTAGTAAATTTTCTCATACCTAGTTTTTATTATCATTAATTATTCTGAAAAATCGGAACGCTGCATAAGTGATTAATATAATTCCAAAAGCTACTCTATACGGAAACGTCATTGCTAAAGGAAAATTATCCATAAATATAATAAATAAACCTAAAACGAAATAAACTAGAAAAAACAAAATTCCTAAAACAAGAAGAAATCGCTCTTTAAGCGATTTCTTCTTACTATTATTTGATATTTTATTCAACATTATTCTGCAGATTGAATCGTAATAGGTAGTGAATAAAGTACTCTTACCTTTTTACCGTTCTGCTCTCCCGGTGTCCATTTTGGACATTTTTTCAAAACACGGATTGCTTCTTTTCCAGTTCCGTAACCTATATCTCTAATAACTTTGATATCTGTTAAAGAACCATCCTTTTCAACAACAAAAGTAACGTAAACTTTACCTTTAAGACCTTCTTCTTCTGGTGTTTGATAATTACTACCCACAAATTTATAGAATTTCTCAATACCACCTGGGAAATCAGGTTTAACCTCAATTCCTGCTGTGTTATAGATTTGATTATCATCAGCAGCCTCAACTACTGCAGCCTTACCAGTTCCAACTGGCTCAACAGTTAATACTGCATCAGGATCTCCTTTAGTATTATCAGCACCAATTGTTTTGTTTTTAACTTCAACAATTTTTGGCGGCTCTTCCGTAACCTCATTTGCTTTTGCCACTACTGGCTTCACAAACTTAACCACATCAACTTTAGGTGCTGGTGGTGGCGGTGGCGGAAGGTTTAATTTAGGCTTCTCTTCCTTAGGAGGCAATTTAATTGCAGTTATCTTAATGTCCCTGTCAATTTCTTTTTCCTCGCCTTTCGGAATCAAGTTTATGATAAGCGGCGCAGCAACAGCAACACTAAAAAATATTGCACCAATGATAAGCGCTTTAATAGTGGTTTTCCTGTTGGTTTGTCTTAATTGATAAGCCCCATAACTTTTGTTACGCCCCTCAAATACGATATC carries:
- a CDS encoding PstS family phosphate ABC transporter substrate-binding protein — encoded protein: MRKFTNLPYFALILMAVVVFIFSCNQKENSKKKETVLKGNVTIYVDETLTPIIEAQAEVFENKYPATIKLVSKSESETLNSLFNEKSAIAILSRNLTPEEIKIFEQRKINPKITPFATDGVAFIINKNSADSLVALKDIISFVQGKNTPSIKGLVFDNLNSSTLRYVNALAGIERSSQKGIFSFKTNDEVIKYVSENDNMIGVVGVNWLYEPKPGMKKYVEKVNTLRVKGLSGDASFLPTQNDIAEKKYPLARDLYIINCQGYSGLGMGFASFIGGDIGQRIILKSGLVPVRTPGRKLLIKTKSKDDEN
- a CDS encoding energy transducer TonB → MKLDILKNQWLDIVFEGRNKSYGAYQLRQTNRKTTIKALIIGAIFFSVAVAAPLIINLIPKGEEKEIDRDIKITAIKLPPKEEKPKLNLPPPPPPAPKVDVVKFVKPVVAKANEVTEEPPKIVEVKNKTIGADNTKGDPDAVLTVEPVGTGKAAVVEAADDNQIYNTAGIEVKPDFPGGIEKFYKFVGSNYQTPEEEGLKGKVYVTFVVEKDGSLTDIKVIRDIGYGTGKEAIRVLKKCPKWTPGEQNGKKVRVLYSLPITIQSAE